The Candidatus Margulisiibacteriota bacterium genome segment TAAATTGCGAACGCCAAGTTCCACTTTGCTGTTATTCCATATATCAGAATTCGCCGTCGCTGAGCTAATTTGATAATAAAGTCGTGAATTAAGTGCTAACGCCGGTGGATTATACGCACCATAGACTGCATGCTCTGTAATCATCTTTTCCTGAGAATAGGCGTGGCATGCGGATAAAAGCACAAATAGACTCATTAAGGCCATTAATTTTGACATACAAGGACACCTCAAAGGATTGTTATTAAACTATTATTATAGATAGGTTACTTTCTATTTATTTTCTAACTATAACATATTTATGATAGACTGCAGCATAGCTAAAAACTATAAAAAATATCGATTGTCAGATTTCTTCATTTGAAACATTTGCCATTCGAGATTACAATAGCAGTTGTGATGTAAAATTTTTTACTACACTTAAATCAATGTGCCTCTTGAAAAATATACATCACTACCCTGCCAATCACACTATTTACACAATTGTGAGGATATAATATTGTTACAGCCATTAAAAAACCATAAAAAAGAGCTGCTATTATTTATTGCCGGAATTGCACTCATCGGGTTTGGAGAAAGCATTGTCAATTCTACCCTGAATAATTTCTTAAACGATACGTATAAGATCTCAAGCATCCAGCGCACGCTTTTGGAGTTCCCACGAGAACTGCCCGGTTTTCTGGTAGCTTTTATTTCTGCGGCACTCTTCTTCCTTCGAAGCCGAAGGCTCGCAGTACTCGCCGGCTTACTCGGGAGTATGGGACTTTTACTGATGGCTTTTTTCCCAACCACATTTTCAATTTTCTTTATCTGGATATTTTTCTTTAGTGCCGGACAGCATTTGCTTCTGCCGCTTACCAGCAGCATCGGCATGGAACTCGCACATTCAGGTCAGGACGGGAAACGGCTCGGACAAGTTAATAGTATCAGGAACTTCGCCACTATCATCGGCAGTTTCTTCATTCTCCTGGGATTCAAATACCTCCATCTGAACTACATGGCTTCCTTCATAATTGCGGCATTCGTCTATCTTGCTTCTGCGATTTTCTTCTATTTGATGGACCCCGGGAAATCACACCCGCCCGCGCTCCGCTTAAAATTACATAAAGAATATAAACTCTACTATTGGCTTGCGGTCCTGTTTGGAACCCGGAAACAGATTTTTTTGACCTTCGCACCGTGGGTCCTGGTAACGGTCTTCCACAAACCCATAACGGTTATTGCAACCCTTCTAACGATCGGAGGGATCGCGGGAATTGCCTTCCAGCCGTTGCTAGGCAAAGCCATCGACAAATTAGGAGAAAAAACGGTCCTGATACTGGAAGCCGTCTTGCTGATTTTCGTCTGCTTCGGGTACGGTTTCGCAAAAGACATTTTTTCGGAAAATGTCGCATTTATTACTGTTTCGATCCTGTTTGTCGTCGACCAACTACTGATGTCTGTCAATATGGCACGGGCAACATATCTCAAGAAAATCGCCATACACCCGGACCACATCACCCCGACTCTCACGATGTCCGTTACAATAGATCATATTTTCTCTATCTCAGTGGCCATTCTTGGCGGGCTACTATGGATGAAAGTCGGATTTCAGTATGTATTCCTTTTCGGAAGCTTCATCGCGATTCTTAACTTTATATCAGCGCTACAGATACGTATTCCAAAAAAAGAACAAATATCAGCTCAAATAACGTAAAAATAATTAATATATGACAAACGATATACATCTTATTTATAAACATCTGAAAAAAGAACTGACACCCAAAAAGCTGGACGGTATCACAGCGAAAATCATATCAGCATATAAAAACAAACAATATGACCTGCTAAAAACGCTTGCCGAAAAAAACAAGCTCTCTTTCGACAGAGAATACGTAAATAAACTATTTGCACAGCTCATCAGGCTTTACCATCCGGACAAAATCATCACAATTCACAACGAAATCGATGCTGCCTATAAGAACACGAATGTCAGCCTGTTGAAATTTTATACCAAGATCTATTCGGACAAACCAGAAACCCAGGAACTTTATATTGATTACTATGAAGAGTACGGGATAAATGAAGAAGATTATATAAAATTCGGCATTCATATCGCCGACGAATCAGAAATTTTTTCCGATATTGATGACATAACCAATAGTTACGAACCGGAATTATCATTTTCTGAAGCCGTGAACAAAGAATTGTGCAGAGACCTGGGCTACGACTGGAATATCGGAGACCTCCACCGTCTCGAAGGAGATCTCGAATTACAAGGGTTGAATATAAATGATTTGTCGGGCATTGAAGACTGCATCAATATATCGAGCCTGAACCTTACACATAACAAATTGACCGATGCCGACGCCTTGAAACACCTAATAAACCTGGAATCCTTATTCCTGTCAGAAAACCAGATCGAAGACCTTTCTTTTCTGACAGGGTTAGTTAACCTGAAAGAACTTGATCTTTCCTTCAATAGTATAAGAGATATTACTCCCCTGCTCTCACTACAGAACCTGCATTACGTCAATCTTATCGGCAATTCTATTGATGATAATGCTGTAATCGAAAAACTTAGCAATCAAAATATCACCGTGATTAATTAACACCCACACCAATTACCACACACAAGTTTTCAGGGGATGAAAATAATATAGTTGACAGAATCGCACTTTTTAGCTTATAGTGTGCAATGTTTTATGAATGTAATAAATAAATTATTGTCAATCCATTTTCTAATTTCCCCCGCATTACGTTATCCCCAAAAGATCAGTAACCTAATGAAGATTAGGAATAATAAATTATTTAACCTGTTGATCTTCAGCATTCAGAATCAATTACGGATAAATCTAATTTATCGAAAAAAAAGGAGTATATATGAGTTTTGAAAAATTTAATTTAGCACAAGGAATTATGGCCCAGGTAGAAGCACTAGGATACACAGTTCCAACCCCAATACAGCAGCAGGCCATTCCATTGGTGCTTGAAGGCAGAGACGTTATGGGACTAGCCCAAACCGGAACAGGAAAAACAGCCGCTTTTGCGCTGCCATTACTGCAACGGCTACTACCAGGGAAACGCGGACAAGTCCGTGCATTAATCATTGCACCAACCAGAGAACTTGCAGAACAAATCAATACTGCAATCAAAGTGTTTGCAAAACAGACCGACCTACGTACTCTTGCGGTTTATGGCGGAGTAAGCACCTATCACCAGATTGCGGCCCTCAGAAGAGGCGTGGATATCCTCGTAGCATGTCCTGGCCGGTTACTTGATCACCTGGAACAAAGGACCGTAGATCTATCCCACGTCGAAACCCTCGTACTGGATGAAGCTGATCATATGTTTGATATGGGATTTCTCCCGACCATCAGAAAAATACTTCGGTATGTAAAAGATAGCCGACAAACACTGTTGTTTTCAGCAACAATGCCTTCGGATATTCGACGACTGGCTAACGATGTACTAAACAACCCGAGCCACATTCAAATAGATCATGAAGCTCCGGTAGACAATATTTCTCATGCACTATTCCCGGTTGAACAGCACCTTAAGACATCTCTGTTACTAGAAATTCTAAAGAGTACGGCAACCAAGTCAGTTCTCGTTTTTACCAGGACCAAACATCGCGCCAAAAGCCTGGGTCAAAAACTACAGCAAAGCGGCTTCAGCGCTATTTCGCTCCAGGGCAACCTCTCGCAAAACAAACGACAGGCTGCACTTGACGGATTTCGCAGCGGTTCCTTCCAGATATTGGTCGCAACCGACATAGCAGCCCGGGGCATTGATGTGTCCCAGATCTCCCATGTTATTAACTACGACATTCCAGACACACCGGAAGCGTACACCCACCGGATAGGTCGTACAGGAAGAGCAACCCGAAGCGGAGAAGCCTTCACGTTCGTAACCAAAGAAGAACGCAGCATTGTCTACGCACTGGAACGCAATGTAGGCGCAGAGCTAATATGCCGCACGATTCAAGGCTTTGATTATAACGCAGTTAAGTCACCGAGTTCTGAATTCGGCCGACCTGACAGACGCCCTATGCAAAGAAGAAAATTTGCTAGCGCAAGATAATTAACAAGAGCACCGTCAATAATAACAACAAAAAGAGGTTGTTCATAACAAAAGGTTATGGATGACCTCTTTTCTGATTTAAGCCGGCGTTAAATACCAGGCAATTCAAATGCTTCCGCATGCATACCACAAAAGAAAAAATACTGGCTTGACGCCGCCTATACCGATCGGTATAATAAAAAATATCGGAGGTAATATTCCCGGAAATTAATAACGAAGCCTATTTTTTTATGCTTCCACCATACCGATCGGTATATCAAGGAGACAACATTATGCAACACTGGCTTGACTCAACGCTTTTTTATCATATTTACCCACTGGGATTCTGTGACTGCCCGGAACAGAATGATTACAGTAAGCCGGCAGTTCCGCGTCTGGAAAAAATAATGGATTGGGCAGAGCATATCAACCGACTGGGAGTAGACGCACTTTACCTGGGCCCGGTTTTTGAATCCGCGACTCATGGCTATGATACTACCGACTACTACTGGGTTGACCGCCGGCTGGGAAACAAGGAATCACTAACTTCTCTCGTAGCAAAAATGCACGCGCAAGGAATACGGGTTATCCTGGACGGGGTATTCAACCATGTGGGCCGGGACTTCTGGGCATTTCGTGACGTATGTAATAATTTACAGCAATCCCGGTACTGCGATTGGTTCGACAGACTGTCCTTTGCACATAGAAGTCCATATAATGATCCGTTTACCTACGAAGCCTGGCAAGGTCATTATAATCTCGTTAGTCTCAATCTAAAGAATACCGCAGTAAAGGAACACCTCTTCCAAGCAGTAAGGGAATGGATAACCACCTACAACATTGACGGACTACGACTCGATGCAGCCGATTGCCTGGACCTTGGTTTCATTGAAGAACTCGGGGCTTTTTGTCGCCGTATCCGCCCGGATTTCTGGCTTGTAGGAGAGGTCATCCATGGCAATTACACAAAATGGGCTAACGATAAAGCCCTGGATTCCATTACAAATTACGAATGTTATAAAGGTCTTTTTTCCAGTCATAATGACAAAAACTATTTCGAGATTGCTTCTTCCTTAAAACGACAATTCGGAGAAAAGGGCATTTACAAGCACCTGCAGCTCTACAACTTTGTCGACAATCACGATGTAAACCGGCTTGCCAGTGTGCTCAAAAATAGCGGAGATCTCTATCCGCTTCATATTATATTGATGACAATGCCAGGAATACCCTCCATCTACTATGGCAGCGAATGGGGTATAAAAGGAGAAAAAGAACAGGACAGCGACGCGCCGATGAGGCCAAGCAAAGAGACTCTCGATGCCCAAAAAACCAAAAAAAAATACGAGCTCGCAGAGACAATCAGCAGACTGGCAAAAATACGCCGGAATTCCCCTGCCCTTAAATATGGGAACTATGAGGAACTTCTGGTAGCTCACGAACACCTGGCTTTCCAGAGAAAATCAGAGCAAGAAACAATAATTACCGTAATTAACAGCGCAGAAAAAAAAGTCTCCGTTAATCTATCGGTTCAACAACCAAATGGAACCCAGCTCGCAGACTTACTCAATCAGGGAAAGGGATATATCGTAAAAAACGGAAAACTGCATATCCCGGAGGTTTACCCACGATGGGGCTGTATTCTTAAAGTGTTAGCGTGAAAAACTAATAGAGAAAAAGCCATCAATCGCTAATCTTCGAGTCTTTCCAATTTGAAGACCACCGGACGTACTCCGTCAGTACAACAGGCGATCATGGCATTTTCATCTTTCATCCACCCGGCAAAAATACCGGAGGCAAAGTTCCCTCCGGTTAGTATCACAACAACATACCTGACAATATCGTTCCAGGCCCAGTCACAAAATCCGGCTGGCTTTTCGAACCCGGCTATAAACGATTGCCCGACCTGAAAACTCGGACACGTGCTGATCTCGCTCTGGCAGTATTCTTTTGCGATATCCTGGTTCAACGTTTTTTTTATAACGGTTATCTTGCAACGCGGCATGAAATATTCCTTCCTGTATTTTCTAGTGGAGCCTATTTATGCGGTAATCACATAGAATTCTTCTTTATCCATCTGTTTCCACAACAAGCTCGAAGAAAGAGGCTGAGACGCGATTATTACTGAATTTTCAGACTGGGTTTTGAAGAGTGAATAATAATCCGGCTCTTTAGAAAAATCCCGGTAAGCATACATTTTTTCTCCGTCACTGAACAGGCAATTCAGTGCAGAGTAACTATGAGTATTCTTGATGAGCGCAACCGTCTTAAGAAAAGCTGAGCCAAGATCTGCAACATCAGAACTCAGAAAGTGCAGAAAAAAAACTTCGGTATCGAGGGCATCTTCGCGCAATCCGGGAATGGTTATGTCCTTGAGGAGCCCTTTATAATCATAAACGGTGCCGTTATGTGCAAAAACCCTGTTTTCGTAATCAAAGGGATGGGCATGCCGGGTAGAGGTAGTGTTACTCCAGGCTGATTTACGCAAATGAAGTATCATTACCGGAGACTCTCCGGCTTTTTCCAGGATATCCAGAAAGGGTTCCTGTTCATCAAGTATATTGAGGCCGCTTTTGTGGACCACTAATTTACCGTTATCATAAAAGGCCAGTCCCCACCCATCTTCATGTCCGGGAGAATCACCGGCAAGCACAGTACCGGTCCGGGCAAGATCGCAAAAATTATTTATGATTTTCTGGTGCTTTAAGTAGTTAAAATTGGTTATTCCTAATAATCGGCACATAATTTAAAAAAGCACCTTTACAATAATAACAGCAACAACAATCCCGATAAGATCAGCGGTAAGACATACCGGGACCAGATAGCGGGTTTTTTTGATACTCACTGCGCCCAGATAAACAGAAAGCACATAAAAAGTGGTTTCGGCGCTCCCCATAATAACAGCGGTCATCGTAGTTGCCATCGAGTCAGGCCCGGTAGTTTTGACAATATCGGTAAATAAAGCGGTTGAAGCACTGCCGGAGAGCGGTTTGATAATACCCATGGAGATAACTTCTATCGGGATATGCATAAACGAAAACACACTATAAAAAATATCCCTGATATATTCAAATGCGCCAGACGCCTGAAACCCTTTAATCGCAACAAAAATGGTTAGCAAATAAGGGAAAATATTAAGGATTATTCCCGGGCCTTCTTTGGCGCCGGCAACAAAAGAGTCGTACACGCTCACCTTTTTGAAGGTACCGTAAAGAAGGGTAAAGAGAATAAATCCCGGGATAATAAGTAACGAGATATAGCTGATATAGTGGATCATTTAAGTATTTTCCTGAAACTAAAAAGGATAAGCAGCGCGGTAACAGCTGAAATAACTGTAGCAATTAATACAGGAAGGACAATAGCCGCAGGGTTTTTGGCACCATATACGGCAAGGATACCGATAACCGAAAAAGGGATCAGCTGAATGCTGGCAGTGTTGATAATAATAAAAACCATCATCTCAAAAGTGATCGTTCCTTTGTTCTCGTTAAGCGTATCCAGATCCTGCATCGCTTTGATGCCCAGCGGTGTCGCTGCGTTACCCAACCCAAACAGGTTCGCAAGAACATTAAGCGTAATTGGGGTAATTGAAGGATGATCTTTCGGAATATTTCGAAAAAGCCTTGAGATAATTGGCCTGAAAATATGAGCTATCCGATAGATTAACCCCGAATCTTCCAGAATCCTGGTAATTCCCATCCAGATCGAAACAATTCCAAGCAGAAAAAGCGATATCTCGACCGCTGATTTTGCTCCCTCGAATATTGATTTGGTAAATGGTTCAAGGTTGCCGGTAAAAATAGCAAAAACGATGCTGACAGAGAGCAGGGCCAGCCAGATAATATTCATGGATGAACTCCCGGAAAAGGCATTTCTGCAATAATAAGACTTTTCGTATGCGTATTCAATTCGACCTGTGCGCCAATAGGCGTAGTGATTTTATTCTTTACATGGCCAATAAAGGAAGAATGAATAACCGGGAAAGTTATTTCCATTTGCGAGGAAATAATCTCATAAACCTTAGCATTTTTGATGCCGCGAAAATCCCCCAGGATAATCCCGTTTACCTTGCTCAGCTTGCCTGCCAGTATCCACTGGGTAAGGTAGCGGTCAACCTGATGCAGCTTTTCGTCCACATCCTCAAGAAAAAGTATGGCATTTTCAGTAGAAATCTCCCAGTTTGTATCGATAAGCGCTGTCAGGGTTATCAGATTACCTCCCTTGAGAACCCCGCTGGCCGTTCCCGGATTATAGACTTTGACCGGAGCGCCTTTAAGGAGATTTTTTTCGGGATACCCATTAAGAGCATTCATAAATGATTTTACGGTAAAGCTGGTAGGCGACCCCATATTCCACACCATCGGCGAATGCAGCGTAATCATTCCGGTACGTTCGAAAATGGGGTTGAGCAGTGCACTTAGATCGCTGAACCCGGCAATGATCTTGGGATATTTTTTAATAAGCTCGAAATCAATGTAGGGAAGAGCTTTCATTGCACTGTACCCGCCGCGTTGTGCCAGAACAATATCAACGTTAGGATCAGAAAAGGCCTGATGGATTTGCCGGGCTTTTTCCTGTGGCGAGGGAAATATACTGACAAACTCAGGGTTGCAAAAAGTGAACCCCAGTTTTTCAAGCTGTTTAATCCCGTCTGCATGGTCTTTTTTCTTTTTTATCAGATAACTGGGAGTAATAATGAAGATATTTTTCAAATTAAATCTCCTGAATTCCTAAAACACTTCAGGCATTATAACATTATATAATTTGAAATTGAAGAAAGTGGTACGTTTCACCCTCGAATTCCGGAAGATAGACTAATGACAGTTTACGATTAGGAAGGCAGAGCATATACTTATAACTATATCCATCAAAGTATATCTTACAAAATAGCCAGCCAACCGGCATCTATTGCGGATTTATTCCGGCAATACCGGTCCCAGTATACTTTTTTGATAAATCAGGCTTGGTTAAGGATAGAGTAAATGTATTTCAACAAAAACAAATTATTCCTGCAAAAATCTCAGTTAATCGCTTTTCTATGTGGTTTTTTTGCCATTACTGCCTGTGTTAATTCGATCACCGTTATCACTCCCGGCCAATCCGAGATTATTAATGCTCCCTCAGTTATAGTACTCGGACAATCAGATCCGAAACACACCCTTTTTATTAATAACAAACAGGTCCAAGTCCATCCTAATGGCAGCTTTGTTACTACAGTTCCGGTACGCCCAGGAATGAATAAACTCTGGTTTGAGGCTGGAAAAGAGACAAAAGAAATTATAGTCTATCAACCAACCCCTGAATACTCCTTCACTGCCAGGCCCTTGCGGATTTCAACAATCAACATGGTTCCCGGACAGGAAATGGAATATCTGCCTGGCGATATTATAAAAATCGCATTCAGAGGATCTCCCGGACATAAGGCGAGCGCAAAGATCGGATCAACACATATCCCCATGCAGGAGACATTATCGTACAAAAACATTTCCAAACCCGTTTTTTGTGAAAACCAGCCAATAAAAGCGGAACAGAGCACCGGGGTATATCAAGGAACGTACGCTATTCAGCCAACCGATCACTTTCAGAAAACAGCTATAGTTGTTAAGCTAACCTCCGGCAATGAAGAAGTGTCCCAAACATTACCCTCGACCTTAACAGTGCTATCGGATGCATTTCCTATTGTCGCGCAAACCAGCACCCAGAACGCGGTTGTTCGAACAGCTCCGGATGCCAACCGGCTGACTCCACTTCCCCAAGGGGTCAAAATACATATAACCGGGAAAGTTGGCACATATTACCGGTTTCAGATGGGAAAAAACAGGGACGGCTGGATAGAATCCCGGTTCATCGAATTATTACCGCCCGGAACATCGCTGCCGCACAGTGAACTCTATCAGGTATTTTTGGACCAGAGCACACAAAACATTATTATCAAGATACCGTTAAAAGAAAAGCTTCCTTACATATTAGATCAAACTGACCAGTCCGGCCTAAAGCTGCAGCTGTTTGGAGCGTTGATCAATCTGGATTTCGTCCGGTATCCAACCGGGAACTGCGCTATCGATAATATTACCTGGAATCAGAGCGGACCTGATACCTGTGAGATTAACATTCGACCGGGGTTTGCGGCACTTCATGGGTTTGAGGCGGATTACGAAGGAACTACCCTGGTCATAAAACTAAGAATACCTCGCACCAATACCGCGAAGGGAATCCTCTCCGGCAAAACAATTACCATCGATCCCGGACATGGGGGAGAAGCGGCTGGCGCTATAGGGCCAACCGGAGTCAAAGAAAAAACAGTTAACCTCGCCATAGCTGCATTTTTAAAATCGGAACTGGAACAGTTCGGCGCAATTGTCGTCATGACACGAACAACCGAGGATGAAAACCCCTCATTTGAACAGCGCGTAAACGCCGCTAAAGATGCCAAGTCTGATGTGCTGATCAGTATTCACAATAATGCCTTGCCCAATGGCCGTGATCCCTATCTTGAGCATGGCTCAAGCACCTATTATTATCATCTCCAGGCACTCCCGCTGGCCCGGGCAATACAGCGCTCTCTCCTGCAAGATCTTGGATTGATTGATTACGGAGTCTATTGGGGCAACCTGGTCCTGGCCCGTCCAACGAACCCCGTCGCTGTGCTGGTTGAAGTCGGGTTTATGATCCATCCGGAAGAATATCAGAAGCTCATCGATCCGGCATTCCAGAAAAAATCGGCAACTGCAATCAGAAAAGGACTTGAGAATTATTTTTCCAGTGCACAGAAAAAATAGTCGATAACCGAGGCTGTCAGCCAGCCGGGACATCGTTTACCTGTTTTAAATAAAGGTAATTCATTAATTGCTCGAAGTTAAATGGTTTGTACAGTATTTCATCAAACCCCAAACTCAAAAAATGGTCTCTGGAGTGAACCTCGTCCTGCGAGGTAGTCGCTATTATTAGAATAGCTGGTTGTTTTTCCCGGATAGTTTTATTAAGTTCCGCCATATCGATTCCAGGAATCGGGATATCTATAACCGCTGCTGCATAGATGTTCTCCTGAATGCAGGCAAGGACACCTTCCAGCGATCCAGCACAATCAGCTCTCACATTAAGGTGCTGAAAAACATGACTCGTGCCTTGAGGTATGGATTTGTTATCCTCAATGATTATAACCCTTTTCATCAAAAACACTTCACTTTCATTCGATAATTAAAAAAACCGCTTTTTCCGGTTAATGCTAATTGAATTATAACGGAGTCTATCTTTTTTTCAATTCCGGTCTTTGCTTCATTTCCCATGCTTAATCCTAACAACTAATTCTGAGGAGTCAATATCACACTCCCGCCAATTGACTGTTTGGCTGACATGCACTCCGGCAGAATATGCAAGGGACAGCAGAATTGAGTCACTCATTGATCGACAACAACCCTTGTTCAAGCATCTCAATAAAAGAATTTTTCAAACGGTCAGATACTTATAGGATTAAAGTCTTCAGGATAAATCTTTCGACAAGCAGCTTAACCGGCACGCGATTACAGTTTAGGAATAATAGGTTCTGCCATTTGGTTCTCAAGCGTTTTTCCAATAGCAAAGCCCAGCTCATTTATCCAAAAAAAAATCACGATAAGTTCGGAAAACATACTAAATTCCACATTTATCCACCAAAACACTTCGCATATGATTTAGTTATGTTCAATTGTTGACTGGTGTTGGATTACTAACAAGTTGCATAGTTTGGTCAGATTATTTTTTCGCCGACTGGCGGTGTCATGCGCGTCCGTGCGCATGACGGATTTATAATAAATTAATGCAGGAGAGACAAATACATAGAAAGTGATCGAGGCGTTTCTGCATATTGAGACAAAAGAGAAATAGCATTAACATAATCAAAACTTAAATTACATTTATATCTTTTATCAAACATCTTCGAATCTTTTTTACACACTTCATTTTTCAATTTTTTTAAAAAAGATATAAAAAACATAAGTTCAAACTTACCTCTAAAATATTTTCCCTTATCATTCTTATTAAAATAAATTATCTTAAGTTTTATTTCGGCAGCAGCAATTTGAGGAGCATCCTCAAATATTTTTCTAATTATTGATATCTTTTTTAAATCATTTAAATCACATAAACTCTTCAAATCATCTTTCACTAAGAACCTAAAATAATTCCTCAAAGAATCATCAATTTTCAAATAAGTTTTGGATTTAGTTTTTAATCTCAAATCCGCTTGTACTGCTAAAAAAGCATTTAAAAGCAAAGTATTATCATGAAACTTCTTTATTAAATTTTCATATAATTTCATTATTTTAATATAATCTTTGCTGTTTTCTTCAACTCCAAATTCATGAAGAATTACTTTTTTTATTGAAGAATTTTGAACATAACAATTTTCAATTGAATAATATGGGAGGATATAAATAGATTCATCAAGCTTTTCACAAACGTAATCCATATCAACAAAATAACAAATACTAGCATCACGGTATCCCTCAATACGGGACATCATTTTATTAATATTAATCACATTTTCCCTACCGCCACAGATAAAATCCTTATACACTCTTCCTGTTTTAATCTCTATTCGATTGCAATAATACTTAATATCATCCTTACCTTCAAAAAAACAATACAGGATATCACTATCAGGTTTATATGCTGATGCGAACTGAGTAAAAGCAACATATTCAGATTCGACTTCTGCTCGCATTTTTTCTAACATTTCATCAACAATCATGCTTTTTCCTTTACATACAAACTCATTCCAGACGCATATTTATCAAGATCGTTATT includes the following:
- a CDS encoding class II glutamine amidotransferase, translated to MCRLLGITNFNYLKHQKIINNFCDLARTGTVLAGDSPGHEDGWGLAFYDNGKLVVHKSGLNILDEQEPFLDILEKAGESPVMILHLRKSAWSNTTSTRHAHPFDYENRVFAHNGTVYDYKGLLKDITIPGLREDALDTEVFFLHFLSSDVADLGSAFLKTVALIKNTHSYSALNCLFSDGEKMYAYRDFSKEPDYYSLFKTQSENSVIIASQPLSSSLLWKQMDKEEFYVITA
- a CDS encoding alpha-amylase; translation: MQHWLDSTLFYHIYPLGFCDCPEQNDYSKPAVPRLEKIMDWAEHINRLGVDALYLGPVFESATHGYDTTDYYWVDRRLGNKESLTSLVAKMHAQGIRVILDGVFNHVGRDFWAFRDVCNNLQQSRYCDWFDRLSFAHRSPYNDPFTYEAWQGHYNLVSLNLKNTAVKEHLFQAVREWITTYNIDGLRLDAADCLDLGFIEELGAFCRRIRPDFWLVGEVIHGNYTKWANDKALDSITNYECYKGLFSSHNDKNYFEIASSLKRQFGEKGIYKHLQLYNFVDNHDVNRLASVLKNSGDLYPLHIILMTMPGIPSIYYGSEWGIKGEKEQDSDAPMRPSKETLDAQKTKKKYELAETISRLAKIRRNSPALKYGNYEELLVAHEHLAFQRKSEQETIITVINSAEKKVSVNLSVQQPNGTQLADLLNQGKGYIVKNGKLHIPEVYPRWGCILKVLA
- a CDS encoding spore maturation protein; the encoded protein is MNIIWLALLSVSIVFAIFTGNLEPFTKSIFEGAKSAVEISLFLLGIVSIWMGITRILEDSGLIYRIAHIFRPIISRLFRNIPKDHPSITPITLNVLANLFGLGNAATPLGIKAMQDLDTLNENKGTITFEMMVFIIINTASIQLIPFSVIGILAVYGAKNPAAIVLPVLIATVISAVTALLILFSFRKILK
- a CDS encoding ATP-dependent helicase; amino-acid sequence: MSFEKFNLAQGIMAQVEALGYTVPTPIQQQAIPLVLEGRDVMGLAQTGTGKTAAFALPLLQRLLPGKRGQVRALIIAPTRELAEQINTAIKVFAKQTDLRTLAVYGGVSTYHQIAALRRGVDILVACPGRLLDHLEQRTVDLSHVETLVLDEADHMFDMGFLPTIRKILRYVKDSRQTLLFSATMPSDIRRLANDVLNNPSHIQIDHEAPVDNISHALFPVEQHLKTSLLLEILKSTATKSVLVFTRTKHRAKSLGQKLQQSGFSAISLQGNLSQNKRQAALDGFRSGSFQILVATDIAARGIDVSQISHVINYDIPDTPEAYTHRIGRTGRATRSGEAFTFVTKEERSIVYALERNVGAELICRTIQGFDYNAVKSPSSEFGRPDRRPMQRRKFASAR
- a CDS encoding LD-carboxypeptidase, whose protein sequence is MKNIFIITPSYLIKKKKDHADGIKQLEKLGFTFCNPEFVSIFPSPQEKARQIHQAFSDPNVDIVLAQRGGYSAMKALPYIDFELIKKYPKIIAGFSDLSALLNPIFERTGMITLHSPMVWNMGSPTSFTVKSFMNALNGYPEKNLLKGAPVKVYNPGTASGVLKGGNLITLTALIDTNWEISTENAILFLEDVDEKLHQVDRYLTQWILAGKLSKVNGIILGDFRGIKNAKVYEIISSQMEITFPVIHSSFIGHVKNKITTPIGAQVELNTHTKSLIIAEMPFPGVHP
- a CDS encoding spore maturation protein, whose translation is MIHYISYISLLIIPGFILFTLLYGTFKKVSVYDSFVAGAKEGPGIILNIFPYLLTIFVAIKGFQASGAFEYIRDIFYSVFSFMHIPIEVISMGIIKPLSGSASTALFTDIVKTTGPDSMATTMTAVIMGSAETTFYVLSVYLGAVSIKKTRYLVPVCLTADLIGIVVAVIIVKVLF
- a CDS encoding MFS transporter translates to MNVPLEKYTSLPCQSHYLHNCEDIILLQPLKNHKKELLLFIAGIALIGFGESIVNSTLNNFLNDTYKISSIQRTLLEFPRELPGFLVAFISAALFFLRSRRLAVLAGLLGSMGLLLMAFFPTTFSIFFIWIFFFSAGQHLLLPLTSSIGMELAHSGQDGKRLGQVNSIRNFATIIGSFFILLGFKYLHLNYMASFIIAAFVYLASAIFFYLMDPGKSHPPALRLKLHKEYKLYYWLAVLFGTRKQIFLTFAPWVLVTVFHKPITVIATLLTIGGIAGIAFQPLLGKAIDKLGEKTVLILEAVLLIFVCFGYGFAKDIFSENVAFITVSILFVVDQLLMSVNMARATYLKKIAIHPDHITPTLTMSVTIDHIFSISVAILGGLLWMKVGFQYVFLFGSFIAILNFISALQIRIPKKEQISAQIT
- a CDS encoding TIGR04076 family protein, which produces MPRCKITVIKKTLNQDIAKEYCQSEISTCPSFQVGQSFIAGFEKPAGFCDWAWNDIVRYVVVILTGGNFASGIFAGWMKDENAMIACCTDGVRPVVFKLERLED